The Primulina huaijiensis isolate GDHJ02 chromosome 12, ASM1229523v2, whole genome shotgun sequence genome has a window encoding:
- the LOC140990712 gene encoding pentatricopeptide repeat-containing protein At3g53360, mitochondrial-like — protein sequence MSLARLIRSCTEARSIFDAKSVHGRIIVSGFNPDVRTNNYLLAMYCKFGSINYVESVFGKMPERNIYSWTSLISAYSNAGFTEKSLYCFRSMVLDDGIAPNDYTYVAVISACARIRALRIGKEVHGRMFRSGENVNSFVTNCLVNFYGKCGSLKMAAQLFHAIAEPSTISCVSFIASCVQCGENEQGLRVFLRCLRMGVKMNEFCYGTVLGACAALEILEVGMEVQCLAIKCGVKMDHFVVTGLVNFYAKCGELELARRALKEAENPGLTAWTALIGGCAQLGRYREAINFFQELLCTGLTPNELTFASVLGAFGKEKETWGGMQLHSLIIKLGFKAFTCVANSILDFYSKIDRLEESIVIFCEMDSHDNVSWNALIAGFTDSGCFEEATELIQNMFSDGFDPDPYTYSSLLSFCGDLPAIEWGKQIHCCIIKPGFDFNVVVGSSLIDMYAKCGRLNDSRKVFNFLPYKNLISWNAIISGYAQHGFGREALNIYDIMLRNGFKPNDVTFISVLSSCAHVGSLAEGLHHFDSMTKEFGIIPKTDHLACIVSLFSRKGQTKEAYDFIRSFSVKPDKVVWRCLLSGCITNKNLELAKYAAEMILSIDPDDTSAHIMLSNIYADSNMWKESSQVRKLMKEKALKKETGYSWTELRDKVSCFSVDDCLQLQGNGVREVLTGLSAQLLDEGCVSDDLISLVNGDLNN from the coding sequence ATGTCACTCGCTCGACTCATTCGATCATGCACTGAAGCAAGATCCATTTTCGACGCTAAATCTGTTCATGGTCGGATCATTGTGTCCGGGTTTAATCCGGATGTTCGAACAAACAATTATTTGCTCGCTATGTATTGTAAATTTGGGAGCATTAATTACGTTGAGAGTGTGTTCGGAAAAATGCCTGAGAGAAACATCTATTCCTGGACATCACTAATTTCCGCATATTCTAACGCGGGGTTCACGGAAAAATCCTTGTATTGCTTTAGATCAATGGTTCTTGATGATGGGATTGCTCCGAATGATTATACATATGTTGCCGTGATATCTGCATGTGCTCGAATACGAGCGTTGAGAATTGGGAAGGAAGTACATGGAAGAATGTTCAGGAGTGGAGAAAATGTTAACAGTTTTGTTACTAATTGTTTGGTCAACTTTTACGGGAAATGTGGGTCATTGAAGATGGCAGCGCAATTGTTTCATGCCATAGCGGAGCCCAGTACAATTAGCTGTGTTTCGTTTATTGCTAGTTGTGTTCAGTGTGGGGAGAATGAGCAAGGATTGAGAGTTTTCTTGAGGTGTTTGAGGATGGGAGTAAAGATGAATGAGTTTTGTTATGGAACTGTATTAGGTGCTTGTGCCGCGTTGGAGATTCTGGAAGTTGGAATGGAAGTGCAATGCCTTGCCATCAAGTGTGGTGTTAAGATGGATCATTTTGTTGTGACTGGATTGGTTAATTTTTATGCAAAATGTGGAGAATTGGAGTTAGCACGTAGAGCTTTGAAAGAGGCAGAAAATCCAGGGTTGACAGCCTGGACTGCATTGATCGGAGGTTGTGCGCAGCTTGGAAGATACAGAGAGGCTATCAATTTTTTTCAAGAGTTACTCTGTACAGGTTTGACGCCAAATGAGCTCACATTTGCTTCTGTGCTTGGAGCCTTTGGGAAGGAGAAGGAAACCTGGGGTGGGATGCAGCTCCATTCTTTGATTATAAAATTGGGATTTAAAGCTTTTACTTGTGTTGCCAACTcgattttagatttttattcaaaaattgatcGCCTTGAGGAGTCCATCgtaatattttgtgaaatggATAGTCATGATAATGTTAGTTGGAATGCTTTAATAGCTGGATTTACGGACTCAGGTTGTTTTGAAGAAGCAACTGAACTTATACAGAACATGTTTTCAGATGGGTTTGACCCTGACCCTTACACATATTCCTCTCTTTTAAGCTTTTGTGGGGATTTACCAGCAATTGAATGGGGTAAGCAAATTCATTGCTGCATCATAAAACCTGGATTTGATTTCAACGTGGTAGTCGGAAGTTCTCTCATTGACATGTATGCAAAGTGTGGGAGACTCAATGATTCTCGAAAAGTTTTTAACTTCCTTCCCTATAAGAATCTGATTTCCTGGAATGCCATAATCTCTGGGTATGCTCAACATGGTTTCGGGAGAGAAGCCCTGAACATTTACGACATTATGCTACGGAATGGGTTTAAACCAAATGATGTCACATTCATTTCAGTTCTATCTTCCTGCGCCCATGTAGGAAGCTTGGCTGAAGGATTGCATCACTTTGACTCAATGACCAAAGAATTTGGAATTATCCCAAAAACTGATCATTTAGCTTGTATTGTCAGTCTATTTTCGCGAAAAGGTCAAACAAAAGAAGCTTATGATTTCATTAGAAGTTTCTCTGTAAAGCCCGATAAAGTAGTTTGGCGATGTCTTTTATCAGGCTGTATCACTAACAAAAATCTGGAGTTAGCTAAGTATGCTGCTGAAATGATTTTGAGCATTGATCCTGATGATACATCTGCCCATATCATGCTATCAAATATTTATGCAGATTCAAACATGTGGAAAGAATCTTCGCAGGTCAGAAAACTAATGAAAGAGAAGGCGCTGAAAAAAGAAACTGGGTATAGCTGGACAGAATTGCGTGACAAAGTATCGTGTTTCTCTGTCGACGATTGTTTGCAGCTTCAAGGTAATGGGGTGCGCGAAGTTTTGACTGGACTGTCAGCTCAACTGTTAGATGAAGGATGTGTTTCTGATGATTTGATATCATTGGTTAATGGGGACCTAAACAATTAA